A single Pedobacter sp. PACM 27299 DNA region contains:
- a CDS encoding TonB-dependent receptor has protein sequence MNKSYRLSFCLLICSAPVFGQSNPAVQDTTLQPKKSSPKQLKEVVIKDRRPQLRKEEEALNIEIVNSSFIQRNLGGSLMKSLERLPGIQTIGIGSGQSKPLIRGLGFNRVLVVDQGLKHEGQQWGADHGLEIDQFAIGEVELIKGAASFRYGSDAIAGVIDLKPQLIPAKNSFGGSVNLLGKSNNDLYGSSVNLYGRQENWFFDARITYQNYGDYRVPVDTIFVYDYAVKLHNRQLRNTAGRETALHYTTGYIGKRFKSLVYLSNVYSKSGFFANAHGLEPRNVDEKIHDASSRDIQMPSQEVNHFKLISRTEYQVNAHQLALDLGYQRNFRQEFSQYVNHGFMPPVYPDTMSVSPNLEREFDKHVYSFNLRDKILLGKHEITAGLSGEYQQNTINGWTFLVPSFKQVSAGLFAYDKYRVNENLLLHAALRYDFSHIRMFKYTDWFESERGTNMTAVGNESTAAFEKLVRSEDLNRSFNSLVWSAGLNYNLEQFSLKANVGKSFRMPIAKELGANGVNYHYFSFEKGDPSLNAEQSYQADLSLGWTADRWSVLLSPFYNYFPNYIYLNPTSGHDDYYGAGNQIFQYAQSKVMRYGGELQLKLKLLESLSTSFSGEYLYARQLSGDKKGYTLPFSPPASALFNLSWSPVINEKFQKTYFSIDYRLTSSQNNIVPPEKKTPGYGLIDLQIGTELNFQKQALLISLQAQNLMNTRYLNHTSFYRLIGLPESGRNLILSIKVPFQIPLKKS, from the coding sequence ATGAATAAATCCTACAGGCTATCCTTTTGCCTTTTAATTTGCAGTGCACCGGTTTTCGGGCAAAGCAATCCGGCTGTTCAAGATACTACACTTCAGCCTAAAAAATCCTCGCCAAAACAGCTTAAAGAAGTCGTCATTAAAGACCGCAGACCACAATTACGCAAGGAAGAAGAGGCCTTAAATATAGAAATTGTGAATAGCAGTTTTATACAGCGAAACCTGGGTGGGAGTTTAATGAAATCTCTGGAGCGATTACCGGGCATTCAAACTATTGGCATAGGCTCTGGACAGTCTAAACCATTGATCCGCGGACTAGGATTTAACCGGGTATTGGTAGTAGATCAGGGCTTGAAACATGAAGGGCAGCAATGGGGTGCGGATCATGGGTTAGAGATCGATCAATTTGCCATTGGCGAAGTGGAACTGATCAAAGGTGCCGCTTCATTTAGGTATGGATCCGATGCGATAGCCGGTGTCATCGACCTTAAACCTCAGCTCATTCCCGCTAAAAACTCTTTTGGCGGATCGGTAAATCTGCTGGGCAAGAGTAACAATGACTTGTACGGAAGTTCGGTTAATTTGTACGGACGTCAGGAAAACTGGTTTTTTGATGCCCGTATAACCTATCAGAATTATGGCGATTATCGGGTGCCTGTAGACACGATATTCGTGTACGATTATGCGGTAAAATTACATAACCGGCAATTGCGCAATACTGCGGGTAGGGAAACAGCCCTGCACTATACCACAGGCTATATCGGGAAGCGTTTTAAATCCCTGGTTTACCTGAGTAATGTGTACAGCAAAAGTGGTTTTTTTGCCAATGCACATGGTTTAGAGCCGAGAAATGTCGATGAAAAAATACATGATGCTTCCAGTAGGGACATCCAGATGCCCAGTCAGGAAGTGAATCATTTTAAGCTGATCAGTCGTACGGAATATCAGGTCAATGCACATCAACTGGCCTTAGATCTAGGTTATCAGCGCAACTTCCGACAAGAGTTTAGCCAGTATGTGAATCATGGTTTTATGCCGCCTGTGTATCCAGATACCATGTCGGTTTCTCCGAATCTGGAAAGGGAGTTTGATAAACACGTGTACAGCTTTAACTTAAGGGATAAAATCCTATTGGGTAAACACGAAATCACCGCAGGTTTAAGTGGAGAATATCAGCAAAATACCATCAATGGATGGACGTTTTTAGTACCTTCTTTTAAGCAGGTTTCTGCAGGGCTCTTTGCCTATGATAAATACAGGGTAAACGAAAATCTATTGCTTCATGCCGCGTTAAGGTACGATTTCAGCCATATCAGGATGTTCAAATATACAGATTGGTTCGAATCTGAGCGGGGTACGAACATGACTGCTGTAGGTAATGAAAGTACTGCTGCTTTTGAAAAACTGGTGCGTTCGGAAGACCTGAACCGGTCATTCAACAGCCTGGTTTGGTCGGCCGGATTGAACTACAACCTGGAGCAATTTTCCTTGAAAGCCAATGTGGGTAAAAGTTTTCGGATGCCGATCGCAAAGGAGCTCGGTGCTAACGGGGTAAATTACCATTATTTCAGCTTCGAAAAAGGAGATCCGTCATTGAATGCGGAGCAGTCTTATCAGGCAGATTTAAGTCTGGGCTGGACTGCGGATCGCTGGTCTGTTTTACTCAGTCCATTTTATAATTATTTCCCGAATTACATTTACTTAAATCCGACTTCCGGGCATGATGATTACTATGGTGCCGGCAACCAGATTTTTCAATATGCGCAGAGTAAGGTGATGCGTTACGGAGGAGAATTGCAGCTTAAATTGAAATTGCTGGAAAGCCTGAGTACTTCCTTTTCCGGGGAGTATTTGTATGCCCGACAGTTGTCGGGGGATAAGAAGGGCTATACTTTGCCATTTTCTCCGCCAGCTTCCGCGTTATTTAACCTGAGCTGGTCGCCGGTCATCAATGAGAAGTTCCAGAAAACCTATTTTTCTATAGACTACAGGCTGACTTCCAGTCAGAATAACATCGTACCACCAGAAAAGAAAACGCCAGGTTATGGCTTGATTGATCTGCAGATTGGTACGGAACTAAACTTTCAGAAACAAGCCCTACTGATCAGTCTGCAGGCTCAAAACCTGATGAACACGCGGTACTTAAATCATACCAGTTTTTACCGGTTAATCGGGCTGCCTGAATCCGGCAGGAACCTGATCCTTTCGATAAAAGTTCCTTTCCAGATCCCATTGAAGAAATCATAA
- a CDS encoding DUF4625 domain-containing protein — protein MNSNKILNNNKLLNMKTARMMTVLLLFFTAFSACKKEERIELAKPTADNIEIGTANNKQALKGRDFHFNADVVAASKIKGIQLRILQKSTETYSKTWKLEFDWQEYIGAKNTNVHKHFTMPADAPDGKYDFYFIVLDENGTQLEIKEEITIADPANMPVDPVIGRDMISRNETMIYYMDTWVEQELTFKKGDEMTAHAQVSQLKGDGVLYTLLIKKSANYYPESIDKLDFNKAIVISKVEHKDLPAASKITTLKQVNGVYGGEKIVIGADKDGNEPVSNPISGQKAWESGKYNLVILYKNTSYNRSVYKVIPITIDYK, from the coding sequence ATGAACAGCAACAAAATCTTAAACAACAACAAATTATTAAACATGAAAACAGCTAGAATGATGACCGTTCTGCTTTTATTTTTCACTGCTTTTTCGGCATGTAAAAAGGAGGAGCGGATAGAATTGGCAAAGCCAACAGCCGATAACATTGAGATCGGTACTGCGAATAATAAACAAGCTTTAAAAGGAAGAGATTTCCATTTCAATGCCGACGTGGTTGCTGCCAGCAAAATAAAGGGGATACAGCTTCGAATCCTGCAGAAAAGCACCGAAACTTATAGCAAAACCTGGAAACTGGAATTCGACTGGCAGGAATATATTGGTGCAAAAAATACGAATGTGCACAAGCATTTTACCATGCCTGCGGATGCACCTGATGGAAAGTATGATTTCTATTTTATTGTACTCGATGAGAACGGAACGCAGCTGGAAATTAAGGAAGAAATTACCATTGCCGATCCTGCAAATATGCCGGTAGATCCTGTAATCGGCCGTGATATGATCTCCCGAAATGAGACCATGATCTATTACATGGATACTTGGGTCGAGCAAGAATTGACCTTCAAAAAAGGGGATGAAATGACTGCTCATGCTCAGGTTTCCCAGCTAAAAGGCGACGGAGTTTTATATACTTTATTGATTAAGAAAAGCGCTAATTATTACCCGGAATCTATTGATAAACTTGATTTTAATAAAGCAATTGTGATTTCAAAAGTAGAACATAAGGACTTACCTGCGGCTTCAAAAATTACTACACTAAAACAGGTAAATGGTGTTTATGGTGGGGAGAAAATTGTCATCGGAGCAGATAAAGATGGTAATGAGCCAGTCTCAAACCCTATCAGCGGACAAAAAGCATGGGAGTCCGGCAAGTATAACCTGGTAATTTTATATAAAAATACCAGCTATAACAGAAGTGTGTACAAGGTGATTCCAATCACCATAGATTATAAATAA
- a CDS encoding DUF4625 domain-containing protein, with the protein MKKLKVLVCCLLLVVALSNCSKDKAEPIDTTYPEINTDVAQAFPKQCSVLKRGEKFVFKALLTDNAQLGSVSVDIHHNFDHHTHSTELEECEMAPIKQAVKPFLLIKNIAIPAGLKSYEVNAEIEVPADVDPGDYHFMIRLTDKEGWQTIKGLSIKIN; encoded by the coding sequence ATGAAGAAACTGAAAGTATTAGTCTGCTGTTTATTACTGGTGGTAGCCCTGAGCAATTGCAGTAAAGATAAGGCTGAGCCGATTGATACCACTTATCCGGAAATTAATACGGATGTGGCGCAGGCATTTCCAAAGCAATGCAGTGTATTGAAAAGAGGAGAGAAGTTCGTGTTTAAAGCATTGTTAACTGATAACGCTCAATTGGGTTCTGTAAGTGTCGATATCCACCATAATTTTGACCACCATACCCACAGTACAGAACTGGAAGAATGTGAAATGGCACCCATAAAACAAGCGGTAAAACCATTTTTGCTGATCAAAAATATAGCTATTCCTGCCGGGCTGAAATCTTATGAGGTTAATGCCGAAATCGAGGTTCCCGCAGATGTGGATCCCGGAGATTATCATTTTATGATTAGACTGACAGATAAGGAAGGCTGGCAAACGATCAAAGGATTGAGTATCAAAATTAATTAA
- a CDS encoding multidrug effflux MFS transporter — MQKRNLQPLLITLTLGILTAIGSISIDMYLPAFSVMSSYFKVPIVRMETTVTLFLFGMSFGQLFIGPLSDVWGRKLPLKLGLSIYILCSVACMLTSSFTLLLALRFIQGLAGSACQVISRALVNDLYKGNRAAHVFTLLQILMGVSPILAPMVGGMLSDQSTWKYLFLIMAILSGMGLLGCLTVLPDGKPGTAVKKLNFKGIRNAYSQCIKSPSFVNYALVRAVSNSAAFAMITGSPFVFTQLYAVSQKQFGFIFSMLAVGIIFTGIINTRLLKHFEVKVITKYALIFQLITGAGMILVIYFNGPFYLLLTFAFLFLSMLGPILPNTTALYLATLPAFSGSASALIGSLSYLSAFLITSVLSLLHNNTAYPMVFTMWTCTIVALSCLLFRRRNHDDQVMK, encoded by the coding sequence ATGCAAAAACGAAATCTGCAGCCACTGCTCATTACGCTTACACTAGGTATTTTAACAGCCATAGGATCTATTTCCATCGACATGTATTTACCTGCTTTTAGCGTGATGTCTTCGTATTTTAAGGTACCGATAGTGCGGATGGAAACGACCGTAACGCTATTTCTTTTCGGGATGTCTTTTGGTCAGTTGTTCATTGGCCCACTATCTGATGTATGGGGCAGAAAATTACCTTTAAAATTAGGGCTGTCGATTTACATATTATGCAGTGTGGCTTGTATGCTGACCAGCTCTTTCACGCTGTTACTGGCCTTAAGGTTCATACAGGGCCTGGCTGGAAGTGCTTGTCAGGTGATCTCCAGAGCATTGGTAAATGACCTCTATAAGGGCAATCGTGCGGCACATGTTTTTACACTTCTGCAAATATTGATGGGGGTCTCACCCATTCTTGCGCCAATGGTTGGCGGCATGCTCTCCGATCAATCTACCTGGAAGTACTTGTTCTTGATTATGGCGATACTTTCGGGAATGGGTTTATTAGGCTGTTTAACGGTGCTGCCAGATGGGAAACCCGGTACAGCCGTCAAGAAACTAAATTTCAAAGGTATCAGAAACGCTTACAGCCAATGTATAAAAAGCCCTTCCTTTGTGAATTATGCTTTAGTCAGAGCAGTGAGTAACAGTGCTGCATTTGCGATGATTACCGGTTCTCCATTCGTATTTACTCAGCTCTATGCGGTTAGCCAGAAGCAATTTGGATTTATATTTTCCATGCTGGCCGTAGGAATTATTTTCACAGGCATCATCAACACCCGATTACTGAAACACTTTGAAGTTAAAGTCATTACCAAATATGCACTGATTTTTCAATTGATTACCGGCGCAGGAATGATCTTAGTGATTTACTTTAATGGCCCTTTCTATCTGCTCCTGACTTTTGCTTTTCTGTTCCTGTCGATGCTTGGTCCTATTTTACCAAATACAACCGCTTTATATCTGGCTACACTTCCCGCATTTTCAGGTTCTGCCTCGGCCTTGATCGGTTCCTTAAGTTATTTATCAGCATTTCTAATTACTTCGGTTTTAAGTTTACTTCATAACAACACCGCTTATCCGATGGTATTCACGATGTGGACCTGTACGATCGTTGCTCTGAGCTGTTTACTTTTCAGGAGAAGAAATCATGATGATCAGGTGATGAAATAA
- the pdxR gene encoding MocR-like pyridoxine biosynthesis transcription factor PdxR: MGKISPEILLTFIHLDRKLKTPLYIQLYDAMKQGVFDGMLKHGDRMPSTRSLAAEFSISRNCVLLAFEQLTLEGFLNGKTGNGTYVSEQVNELKLDNRKSKKDLSPEEKVLKPIEMTDLPSHTKYVVNYVGQEAMLPFQPSTPSLVDFPFQIWARIAANVYRNIHQLHLGYDSAQGYLPLREALTDYLRMNRSISCTADQIVLVNGSSQAMQLIAELLLKKEDQCWMEDPGFLRAKSAFARFGAQICPVPIKDSGMDLDYAMQHFPAAKLAYVTPSHQYPLGETMPLMVRIKLLKWAAQKDMWVIEDDYESEFRYLNRPIPALKGLDTFGKVIYVGTFNKTLFPALRIGYMVLPSAAIAQQFTIAKAVIDRQSPVIDQAILTEFILGGHYTRHLRRMRLVYRKAQEELILLLKEHLGNQLRIAAAEAGMHLVAWLMSDQDATAIALKARASGVFIYAVDELAIDFKHPKALIIGFTGFSIQLMEAAVLMLKSILEEE, translated from the coding sequence ATGGGTAAAATATCACCTGAAATCCTGCTGACTTTCATCCATCTGGATCGAAAACTTAAAACACCGCTTTACATTCAGTTGTATGATGCGATGAAACAAGGCGTATTTGATGGCATGCTGAAGCATGGCGACCGAATGCCATCTACCAGAAGTCTGGCGGCAGAATTTAGTATTTCCAGAAATTGTGTGTTACTGGCTTTTGAGCAGCTGACACTGGAAGGATTTCTAAACGGTAAAACGGGAAATGGTACTTACGTTTCTGAACAAGTCAATGAACTAAAACTCGATAACAGGAAATCCAAGAAAGACTTATCTCCGGAAGAAAAGGTATTGAAACCAATTGAAATGACTGATCTTCCTTCACATACAAAATATGTGGTCAATTATGTGGGTCAGGAAGCGATGCTGCCATTTCAACCCTCTACACCTTCGCTGGTTGATTTTCCATTCCAGATCTGGGCGAGAATTGCGGCCAATGTGTACCGGAATATTCATCAGTTACATTTGGGCTACGATAGTGCACAGGGTTATCTTCCGCTGAGGGAAGCCCTCACAGATTATCTTCGGATGAACCGCTCGATCAGCTGTACTGCGGATCAGATTGTGCTGGTCAATGGCTCTAGTCAGGCGATGCAGCTCATCGCAGAACTGCTGTTGAAAAAAGAAGACCAGTGCTGGATGGAAGACCCGGGCTTTCTACGTGCAAAATCTGCTTTTGCCCGTTTCGGTGCTCAAATTTGTCCGGTTCCTATAAAAGATTCAGGCATGGATCTGGACTATGCCATGCAGCATTTTCCGGCAGCAAAATTAGCGTATGTGACGCCTTCCCATCAATATCCGCTGGGGGAGACCATGCCTTTAATGGTAAGGATAAAACTCCTGAAATGGGCTGCACAAAAGGATATGTGGGTGATAGAAGATGATTATGAAAGTGAATTCCGATATTTAAATAGACCGATACCCGCACTCAAAGGCCTGGATACTTTCGGGAAAGTGATCTATGTGGGTACCTTTAACAAGACCTTATTTCCTGCACTAAGAATCGGATATATGGTGCTGCCTTCAGCAGCTATTGCACAGCAATTTACCATTGCCAAAGCAGTGATTGATCGCCAGAGTCCGGTTATTGATCAGGCCATTTTAACCGAGTTTATTCTCGGAGGACATTACACCAGGCATTTACGAAGGATGAGGCTGGTGTATCGAAAAGCACAGGAAGAACTGATTCTATTGCTAAAAGAACATCTCGGAAATCAGCTTCGGATTGCAGCAGCAGAAGCTGGAATGCACCTGGTGGCCTGGTTGATGAGCGATCAGGATGCCACAGCTATCGCACTAAAAGCAAGAGCCAGCGGTGTATTTATCTATGCTGTGGATGAGCTGGCGATAGATTTTAAGCATCCGAAAGCCTTGATTATTGGCTTTACCGGATTTAGCATTCAGCTCATGGAAGCAGCAGTACTGATGTTGAAAAGCATTTTGGAAGAAGAATAA
- a CDS encoding acyltransferase family protein — translation MNRSHFLDYLKGIAIFLVVWGHSIQHFSTGYETSENGLFMFIYSFHMPLFMTISGYLFAFSKKRKELELMVKTKATQLLIPVFSWAILMVVLSYYKELFSADLKHSVLLFIKSYISILPYYLWFLWALFVISILVSVIASKFKDRVTLHILVFGLLLCLTDRFGLMYIKFMYPYFLFGYFYNLYREKFVAWEKPLTYLSFVVFPVLLFFFWSKEDLIYQSGMSLYKPEVLKVVLISLKRYVIGFTGMVVVVTILRRLLYFPKVTFITKMGTLSLGIYIIQTILFQGIDIFAPVTTMNDYLYTFGYTLALSVVMIVICMYLTSIISKIPVIGKALFGGRY, via the coding sequence ATGAACAGAAGTCATTTTTTAGATTATTTAAAGGGCATAGCCATATTTTTAGTGGTCTGGGGCCACTCCATACAGCATTTTAGTACAGGTTACGAGACTTCGGAGAATGGCTTGTTTATGTTCATTTATTCCTTCCACATGCCTTTATTCATGACGATCAGCGGCTATCTATTCGCTTTTAGTAAGAAAAGGAAGGAGCTGGAGCTGATGGTAAAGACAAAAGCGACTCAGTTGTTGATCCCTGTATTCAGCTGGGCAATTCTTATGGTCGTGCTTTCCTATTATAAAGAGCTGTTTTCCGCTGATCTGAAACATAGTGTCCTCCTTTTTATTAAATCTTATATCAGTATTCTTCCTTACTATCTATGGTTTTTATGGGCGCTTTTTGTGATTTCCATATTAGTTTCAGTGATCGCCAGTAAGTTTAAGGATAGGGTCACCTTACATATTCTAGTATTTGGGTTGCTACTGTGTTTAACGGATCGTTTTGGCCTGATGTACATTAAATTTATGTATCCATACTTTCTATTTGGATATTTCTACAACTTGTACCGCGAGAAATTTGTAGCCTGGGAAAAGCCGCTGACTTATTTGAGTTTTGTGGTCTTTCCTGTTTTATTGTTCTTCTTTTGGTCTAAAGAGGACCTGATCTATCAAAGTGGCATGTCATTATACAAGCCAGAAGTACTCAAGGTAGTCCTGATTTCCTTGAAGCGATATGTGATTGGATTTACAGGTATGGTCGTGGTCGTAACGATTTTAAGGAGGCTGCTTTATTTTCCAAAAGTTACCTTTATTACTAAAATGGGTACCTTGAGTTTAGGGATTTACATCATCCAAACCATTCTATTTCAAGGAATAGACATTTTCGCTCCGGTGACTACGATGAATGATTACCTCTATACTTTTGGGTATACGCTGGCATTGTCGGTCGTGATGATTGTGATCTGTATGTACCTGACTTCCATCATCAGCAAAATTCCAGTGATTGGAAAAGCCCTGTTTGGGGGAAGATATTAA